From the Candidatus Latescibacter sp. genome, one window contains:
- a CDS encoding CTP synthase, with product MKYKGPRYIVVAGGVMSGVGKGLATSAIGKILYENGFSVTAVKIDPYISMDAGLFRPTEHGEVWVTDDGGEIDQDLGNYERFLYKDIPRCNNITTGQVYKAVIDRERRGEYLGATVEFIPHITDEIKSRIKAASKGYDFCMVEIGGTMGEYQNVPFLFAMKSLQMEIGMENMIYVLITYLPVPSHIEEMKTKPTQQAIKLLSENAIFPDIILCRAGKPLDMIRKKKIQTYANISSEYVISAPDSNNLYAIPLNFEKEFIGRKILKKLGLKSRKRPNWALWKDYVKRIDKPKKTVKIAIVNKYVVTGSFKLADCFISVSQSLVHAGAALNTGVEIHWVDANSIEQAADPASVLSAFDGILIPGGFGKQGVEGMIKTVRYARENNVPYLGLCYGMQIAVSEFARNVCGLEGASTTENHPDTPHPVISIIESQKDALARDGYGGTMRLGGYAAVIEPGTFIYRAYEESGRIAADSQRLEKYRSDLSQAFRLGRIGEGEAAVVERHRHRYEVNPAYVDILTEKGLVFSGRHIREDGTVLMEYIELPGHPCFIGTQAHPEFTSRLTEPNPMFLCFVKAAGERKK from the coding sequence TCGGGAAAATTCTGTACGAAAACGGGTTTTCGGTCACCGCGGTAAAGATCGATCCCTATATTTCCATGGATGCGGGGCTGTTTCGTCCGACAGAGCATGGCGAGGTCTGGGTCACCGATGACGGGGGCGAGATAGATCAGGACCTGGGAAACTATGAGCGTTTCCTCTACAAGGACATCCCGCGGTGCAACAACATCACCACCGGCCAGGTATACAAGGCGGTGATCGACCGTGAGCGCAGGGGAGAATACCTTGGTGCCACAGTGGAATTCATCCCGCACATCACCGATGAGATCAAGAGCCGGATTAAGGCCGCTTCAAAGGGGTATGACTTCTGCATGGTGGAGATCGGCGGAACCATGGGCGAATACCAGAATGTGCCATTCCTGTTCGCCATGAAAAGCCTCCAGATGGAAATCGGCATGGAGAACATGATCTACGTGCTCATCACCTACCTGCCGGTGCCTTCCCACATCGAGGAGATGAAGACAAAACCGACCCAGCAGGCGATCAAACTTCTCTCGGAAAACGCCATCTTCCCGGATATTATCCTCTGCCGCGCAGGCAAGCCGCTCGACATGATCCGTAAGAAAAAGATCCAGACCTATGCCAATATTTCCTCGGAATACGTCATCAGCGCTCCGGACTCTAACAACCTGTATGCGATTCCGCTTAATTTCGAGAAAGAGTTTATAGGCCGCAAGATTCTCAAGAAGCTTGGGCTCAAGAGCAGGAAGCGGCCTAACTGGGCGCTCTGGAAGGATTATGTCAAACGTATCGACAAGCCGAAAAAGACAGTGAAAATCGCCATTGTGAACAAGTATGTCGTCACCGGCTCGTTCAAACTGGCCGACTGTTTCATCAGCGTCAGCCAGTCTCTGGTGCACGCTGGCGCCGCGCTCAATACGGGGGTGGAAATTCACTGGGTGGACGCCAACTCCATCGAACAGGCCGCCGATCCCGCATCCGTTCTATCCGCATTCGACGGAATCCTCATTCCCGGCGGTTTCGGGAAACAGGGCGTCGAAGGTATGATAAAGACCGTCAGGTACGCCCGCGAGAATAACGTGCCCTACCTGGGTCTCTGCTACGGCATGCAGATCGCGGTATCAGAATTCGCCCGTAACGTCTGCGGCCTGGAGGGCGCCTCCACCACAGAGAATCACCCCGATACGCCTCATCCGGTCATTTCCATCATCGAATCGCAGAAAGACGCGCTTGCCCGTGACGGCTATGGCGGTACGATGCGCCTGGGAGGGTATGCGGCGGTGATCGAACCGGGAACCTTCATCTACCGCGCTTACGAGGAATCCGGCCGCATCGCAGCCGACAGTCAGCGCCTGGAGAAATACCGCTCCGATCTCAGCCAGGCTTTCCGTCTCGGCAGGATCGGCGAAGGCGAAGCAGCGGTGGTCGAGCGTCACCGTCACCGGTACGAGGTCAACCCGGCGTATGTGGACATCCTTACCGAAAAGGGGCTGGTATTCAGCGGGCGCCATATCCGTGAGGACGGCACTGTGCTCATGGAGTATATCGAGCTTCCCGGGCATCCCTGTTTTATCGGCACCCAGGCGCACCCGGAATT